In Leptospira harrisiae, a genomic segment contains:
- the rplQ gene encoding 50S ribosomal protein L17 has translation MNKRNKVKQLNRSADHRKAMIQNMVISLLRHERIESSVAKLKVARSYAERIITRAKRNLDANLANLDEQKKNAAILHNTRYLYSHLGDQEIVTKLLKDLANRYAERVGGYTRIIRLVNRPSDNTAMGILELVDRKTQDELKAETKAKREEKKPVKKEEKPKKAKKEKVAAK, from the coding sequence ATGAATAAACGTAATAAAGTTAAACAACTCAATAGATCCGCAGATCATAGAAAAGCTATGATTCAAAATATGGTAATCTCTTTACTTCGCCACGAAAGAATTGAATCTTCTGTTGCGAAGTTAAAAGTGGCTCGTTCTTATGCAGAACGAATCATTACTAGAGCAAAACGCAATTTAGATGCTAATTTAGCAAATCTTGATGAACAAAAGAAAAATGCTGCGATTTTACATAACACAAGGTATCTTTATAGCCACCTTGGTGACCAAGAAATCGTAACAAAACTTTTGAAAGATCTTGCTAACCGTTATGCGGAAAGAGTGGGTGGATACACACGAATCATTCGTTTGGTAAACCGGCCTTCTGACAACACGGCAATGGGAATTTTGGAACTTGTTGACCGCAAAACTCAAGATGAGTTAAAAGCGGAAACAAAAGCAAAACGCGAAGAAAAGAAACCTGTTAAAAAAGAAGAAAAACCGAAAAAGGCAAAAAAGGAAAAAGTCGCAGCTAAATAG